A region of the Nitrospinota bacterium genome:
CAGATTGAAAGAAGAAAAAGAGAGGGGCATTACTATAGACCTAGGATTTGCCTTTATGAAGTCAAGCAATAGGGTCAATATCGGTATCATTGATGTCCCAGGGCATGAAAGGTTCGTAAAAAACATGCTGGCCGGGGCCGGAGGGATTGATCTTGTCCTATTAGTTATAGCTGCTGATGAAGGAGTTATGCCTCAAACCAGAGAACATCTGGCAATATGTCAGCTTCTCAAGATAAAAAGCGGCCTCGTTGCATTGACAAAAACTGACCTAATAGATAATGAATGGCTTCAACTGATGAAGGAAGATGTCGCATCTTTTTTAAAAGGAACTCTTTTAGAAGGCAGACCCATCATCCCTGTATCTTCCTTAACTGGCGAAGGAATTCCAGAATTAAAAATCAAGATAGAGGAATTGGCCAATGAAATTGAAGCAAAAAAAACAGACGGTCCTTTCAGGCTTCCTATAGACAGGGTATTTACGATGAAAGGATTTGGTACGGTTATCACAGGAACCGTTGTATCAGGCAAAGTAAATGTAGAGGATAAAATCGAAGTGCTTCCAAAGGGCATTCAGGGAAAGATAAGGGGAATACAGATTCATAATCAATCAAGCTTAGAGGCTATAGCAGGTCAGAGAAGCGCCATTAATATACAAGGTGTTGATAAAACTGATATTAAAAGAGGGGATGTTCTGGCCCATGTGGGTCAACTCAAGTCCTCCCTTCTCTACGATGCTACCTTTTTTCTCCTTCCAGATTCCCCGCATCCCTTAAAGAACCGACAAAAGATTCGCTTTCATCTGGGAAGCGGTGAAATCATGGCCGTTATTATTCTTTTAGATAAAGAGGAGCTTAAACCTGGAGAAGAAGCCTATGTTCAGATAAAACTTGAAAAGCCGGTTGTTGCTCTTTCAGGAGACTATTATGTTATCAGGAGCTATTCCCCGATGATTACTGTTGGAGGCGGTGAGATATTAAATGCCAACCCGAAAAAGTACAAAAGGTTTGACCCAAAGACTCTTGAGAAGCTAAAGAGATTAAAGGAAGGATCCTTTGAGGATATTGTTGAATTTCATGTTTTTAATTCTGGTTTGGACGGAATGAGCCTTGAGAATCTCTATCTTATTCTCCCATTAGAAAAAAATAAAATAAAGGAATCTATCGAGATATTAATCAACAAACAGATTATTAATACAGAAGATAATAAACATTTTATCCATAAAGATAATCTTTTAAAACTGAAGGATACACTAATAAAAGAATTAGAATCCTTTCATAAAAAGTTTCCCTTAAGACCGGGGATATCTAAAGAAGAATTAAGAAATAAGATGTCCCTCATAAATGATAAGACCTATTCTTTTCTGATAAATCTTCTGATGTCTCAAAATCTCATCGTACTAGAAAAAGACAAGATACGACTCTCATCTTTCAGTAGAAGGTTGGAAAAAGACCAAGAAGAACTAAAGAAAAAGATTGAAAAGGAATATCTCTTATCTGGTTTCAAACCCCCTAATCCTCAAGATTTATTCAATAAGTTCTCCATAGATAACAAAAGGTTTTTGGAATTAGTCTCTTTATTATTGGAGGAAGGTCATTTAATTAAGATTAAGGAACAAATATTTTTTCATAAAGAAAATTTGTCGAAGGCAGAGGATTTGCTGAAAGATTTTCTTAAAAAAAACAAAGAAATCACCGCTGCCCAATTCAGAGACCTATTAGGGATATCGAGAAAACATGCCATACCGCTTTTAGAATATTTTGATGCAAAGAAATTGACTTTAAGGGTAGGCGACAAAAGAGTTTTTAGGAGTAAATTATAGAGGAGGATATGTTAGATTGTC
Encoded here:
- the selB gene encoding selenocysteine-specific translation elongation factor, with translation MKQIILGTAGHIDHGKTELIKALTGIDTDRLKEEKERGITIDLGFAFMKSSNRVNIGIIDVPGHERFVKNMLAGAGGIDLVLLVIAADEGVMPQTREHLAICQLLKIKSGLVALTKTDLIDNEWLQLMKEDVASFLKGTLLEGRPIIPVSSLTGEGIPELKIKIEELANEIEAKKTDGPFRLPIDRVFTMKGFGTVITGTVVSGKVNVEDKIEVLPKGIQGKIRGIQIHNQSSLEAIAGQRSAINIQGVDKTDIKRGDVLAHVGQLKSSLLYDATFFLLPDSPHPLKNRQKIRFHLGSGEIMAVIILLDKEELKPGEEAYVQIKLEKPVVALSGDYYVIRSYSPMITVGGGEILNANPKKYKRFDPKTLEKLKRLKEGSFEDIVEFHVFNSGLDGMSLENLYLILPLEKNKIKESIEILINKQIINTEDNKHFIHKDNLLKLKDTLIKELESFHKKFPLRPGISKEELRNKMSLINDKTYSFLINLLMSQNLIVLEKDKIRLSSFSRRLEKDQEELKKKIEKEYLLSGFKPPNPQDLFNKFSIDNKRFLELVSLLLEEGHLIKIKEQIFFHKENLSKAEDLLKDFLKKNKEITAAQFRDLLGISRKHAIPLLEYFDAKKLTLRVGDKRVFRSKL